The DNA window AGTTAAGTGATAAAGCAAATAGAAAAAAGATTATGATCTCAGGTTTAGTTTTATCTATTCTTGCAACAATCTTCATTTTCTCTTTTGATGGCGATATCACTCTGACCATGGGCTTCTTATTTTGGGGCGCAGCATATCAGATCTGGAAAGTCCCTCGCGACGCTAAATTTGCTTCTCAAACGAGTGGAATTCAGCGCGGGCATGATTATGGCTTAGATATGGAAATAAAATATCTCGCACAAACAGTAGGCGCATTTCTCGGAGGGTTCATTCTTCTCTATCTTGGATTTAGAGGTACAATAGGATATTATTCCATATCTCTCATCATCGCAATCGTGTTACTCTATTTTTTAATTACAGAACGACGCCAAAAACCAGTATTAAACCTATTTTTTCATTCACCTAAATCAATTTCTGTTTTGAATGAATTAAAAGAACTACGCTTTACGGGATTATTTTTACTGCTCTTTTTTGCATTCTTATTTACTGCTTGGGAAGAGATTTTATGGGCATTCCAACCATTATTTTATGGATCGAATGTTCTCAACATCCCCTCTCATTTAGGAGGATTATTACTTGCTTGCTTCTCTCTTCCAGGAATATTTCTGTCCTATCCTGCTGGAATTCTTGCAGATAAAATCGGAAAAAGAATAGTGCTTGCAATAGGCATGGGGATTATCGGGTTAGGATTAATTTTCTTTTCTTTTTCACATCAATTACTTTTTATTTTTGGGCTCGCATTGACAATATCAATAGGATGGTCTACGGCCTTGCCTGCACTCAATGGATTAATCATCGATCTTTCTTCTAATCAAAAAAAGGGAGAAATTGTAGGACTATGGGACCTGTTTATGGATATAGGGTTTGTCATAGGTCCAATTATTGGCGGGGCTATTGCGGAGTTCTTTGGCGTTCGCGGTGTCTTTCTTGTAATGGGAAGCGTGTTTCTTATCAATGTTTTTTTCCTTTGCGGTCATTCATTATATCAAAAAATAACCAAAGAAAGTGAATCTTAAAAAATAGGTCCTAAATTTGACATACATTGCAGATGCTCAAAGTTCGTTCTTTTTTCTCAAAACCGTCTTTTGGGTGAAAACGATTTGCGAGCTCTTTTAAAATACTTTTTCTACTAAACTATTACATCGAGGTGATGTTATGACACAAACTATGCGAAAAGGACAAGACAGTAGTAATTCATTAGTTGGAGACCGACTTCGTGCAAGTCACAGTTCCATGGTCTCTGGGAAGGATAACAACATAGGGGAAATGGATAGTGATATTATGGACCAAACAGATCAGCCATATAGCAAAGATCACGAAGTAGTCTTAGAAGATGAAGGAATTAGTTTGGATGCTTCAGGGCAAAACCAAAATGCATCAAATAAGATGAAAGAAAATCGATACGGGAACGCAGTTGCTAGTAACGAGAGTAATAAAAAGATAGGTAGTGAACCAAACCTAAACAGTAGTGGTAATGCTCCCAGCGAGAGAAATTCTACACGTACTGCCCCGATTGCTTCCAAACAGAGTGATGGCCCAAAGAATGATAACCAAGCCGGTTCTCAAAAACAAAACCAACAAAGTCAACAACAAAGTCAGAAGAGAAAAGATAAATAAAAAATAAATCATGGTGGTTGGAGTAAATCATAGGGGTGGGGGAAAATATCAAACAGGGGAGAGAACAGAATTAGGGGGGAAAACTTAAAAACAGGTTGTCTAACATATCGCTGATGAAAGAATACATCGATCACGACATTCAAATCAACCGTTTACAATCCTCCTTTCTCCCCCGTTCTGATTACCTTGTAGCACACGCCAATCTCGTTGTAGCTTGTCATGATATTATGATCCAATATGGCGAGGGGATTCTGTTAGTAAAGCGGGAGAATGACCCTGCTCGAGGACAATATTGGCCGCTTGGTGGACGTATCCTCAAAGGAGTTAGTATTGAAGAATCTATCCGAAAAAAAGTCAAAGAAGAATGCGGCTTAGAATTAACTCACATCGAAATTCTTGGTTTTGGTCGTACGATGTTTGCCGATGATCCATTTGGACATGGAAAAGGAACGGACACGTTTAATATCATGTATTTTGGTATTGGTAAAGGTACATTAAAACTCGACATTCTCCACAGCAACCCCCATATCATCACGCCAGAAAATTTTGCGTCCCACGAAAAAAGCCTCCATCCCTATGTACGTGATTACGTTGAAAAAGCATTGAAACTAATAAAAAAATAAATGATGATTAAATCTATGTTCCTCACTAAAGAAGCAAAATGCGTATTCCAAGGTGATATCTTTGATGTGTATCAGTGGAAACAAAAACTCTTTGGGAAATAAGCATCTCTCATTAGCCAGTATATTTATTTTCGCTTCTACATCTTTCTCTTGTAATATACCCAGACACTAAAGAACAGCAAATAGATTCCCAACACTGCCCAAGCAAACAGTGATGTTCCTTCGATGAGTGCAAGAATTATCCCCACCATTGCGGCAACAGACCAAATTATTTTGAGCGTTAACAAAGTATCATAAGTTTCCACGCCTTTATTTCGCAAATATAACGAAGTCCCGCCAATGCCGATGAATGCTGCCGCAACAATACGCGGAGTTAGTGTTTCAGCGACAGGAAACCCAAACAACGTGAGGGTAAACGTGGGAAAAAAAAGCAGTGGTAATGCAAAAAGTATATCTGTCCAGAAATGAATCAAAAACCAAGTTCGTAATGAATGTGGGATCGTGTTCATGTTTATATATATATTTTCTAGAAGTATATAAACTCCTCTTTTTTTTAAACACTTACATAACTCAATTCCACTGATAACACGTCTCAAGATACGAAAGCTTTTTAAGATCACGGACGCACCAAGATACAAAAGAGTAAAACAATTAATTTTAACAAATAAAACTGAGGTGTAAACGATGGTTGAAGGATATTGTGTGAAGTGTAAAGAAAAACGTGAAATTTCTAATGCTAAAGAAGTATCTATGAATGGAAAAGGCGGTGTAAAACGTCGAGCAATGAAAGGTCAATGTCCTAAATGTAAAACAACAATGTTTAGAATTTTAGGAGCTAAATAAGCTTTGGAATTCTTTCTTGTTTTTTTTTAATTTTATTTTCGAGTTATCCCTGAAGTAACAATTATATATTACTATTCTTTCAAACAATCATGAAAAAAGTAGTTATTGTGGGTGGTGGTTTTGCAGGAGCATTCGCAGCGCGAAACTTACAACATCATTTTGCAGTCACACTTATCGATACAAAAAATTATTTTGAGTTTACTCCCTCTATTTTACGCACACTCGTCGAACCAGGCCATTTTTCCAAGATTGAAATTGCTCACTCTTCTTATCTAACCAAAGGAAAATTTTTGCAAGGAAAAGTAACATTGGTAGAAGAGAACGCCATTTATCTCAATAAACAAAAAATATCCTTTGATTATTTGGTTTTGGCAATGGGGTCTAATTATAGCAGCCCTATCAAAGACCAAAATCTCATCATCGCTTCACGAGGAAAAAAGCTGCGTGAATATGCCGAACATTTCAGCAAAATAAATCACATTATAGTCATCGGGGGAGGATTGGTTGGAGTCGAGCTTGCCGCCGAGATCATAACTCATTTTCCTACTAAGAGGATAACCATTGTACATGCAAAAGATGAATTAATTGAACGTAACCCCCCAAGAGCAAGACTCCACGCGTGCCAATTTTTAGAAAAACGTGGAGTTAAAATAATTTGGAATGAGAGAGTAATTTCCTCTCAATCAGGAGTATATCTTACTGATAAAGGTACTTCCATAAAATCAGATCTTGCCTTTCTCTGTACTGGTATCGAACCAAATTATCACTGTTTGAACGAGAAAAGTTCCCTAATGCTTAACGAACGAAAAGCAGTATGTGTCAATGAATTTCTTCAAGTTATGGGTCACTCTAAAATCTTCGCAGCAGGGGATATAACTTCTTTTATTGAGGAAAAAACAGCCCAAAATGCAGAGCAACAAGCAAAAATAGTCGTGAAAAACATTTGTAATCTAGAAAAAAACAAGGCTCTTAAACCTTATATTTCTAAACCACGTCCTATGATCATTAGTCTAGGCAAATTTGATGGTATTTTTGTGTATAAAAAAATGGTGTTTACAGGTATTCTTCCTGCATTGTTTAAGTCAATTATAGAATGGAAAACAATGCGACGATATAAAAAAAATCTGTAATAAAAATCTCTTTATTTCTAGCATTCACAACAAGTTAAGCAACTATTGCAGGAAGTACATTTTTCTGTCTTCACCATCTCTTCTCCACACACTGAACATTCAATCATTCATATCACCCTCTTTTGAATATCCTTTCCATTTTGAAAATATAAACATTATGGTTTGGATCTAGGAAACCAACGTAATCATTCGATGTTTGGTTTCCTACAAGAAATCCAACACAAAACCAAATCACTTTGTTGGATTTCTATCTGGTTAATTCAACAAAGCGTAAACCTGATCTTTCAATATACAAACCAGTACTTCCAGTTAAATGCCAGCAATATGATTATCATTACTATAATAAACAAAAATATTGCTAATTTCTCTCTTTTAATGCTCATCCATAATGTTTCTTTTGCAGGTTCTGCTTTCCATAATTTCCAGGAAATACCTAAAATTATTAAAATTAAGAGATGCGCTGCAGTGCATGCCAAGCATAGTGCTCGAACACTAATTTCCGCATAAATGAAATAAAAAATTGCTCCTAAACCCATAAAGCTCCATGCCATTAGAAGAGGAATGGTCGTTTGAGTTTTTCCTCTTAACTGCATTGCCAGATACGCAACCACAGCAAACCAAGCTAAGCCTAGGATCGAAACTGGTATTCCTGCAAATTTAGAGTAGATACTTCCATTAGCTAACGAACAAGAGATTGTTTTTGAGATATCGCAAACACTTCCCCCTGTATTGTAGTGGTTGCTAACTAAATAGATTGAAATAAGTATTCCAACCACACTTAAAACAATAAGGATGATCTTTAATTTACGAATAAGCTCCATATTTTGCTCAAAATATCATTTCGTATAAAAATGTGGCGAAAGTCATTTAAAGAAAACGACGATTTAGACTATATGGTTAATGTTACACTCTATACCACTCCCACTTGTCAATGGTGCGGTAAAACGAAAGAATTCTTCAAACAGCACAAAATTCGTTTTACTGAAGTTGATCTCATGGAAGATAGAGCTGCATATGATCGTGTTGTGAACCATACTCATCAATTAAGTGTTCCAGTAGTAGAGATCGGTGAAACCTGGGTTGTTGGATTTCATCCCGAAGCGATGCTTCAAGCAATCAAAGTACAAAATGAACAATCTCCCTCTCCTTCTGCTCCAGCTCCTTTTGTACCTATGAAAGTAGTTCCCCGAACAAAATCAAAAGTGACCAAAGATCCACTTACCAAACCAAACCCTTCCAAAATCCCTCCTTGGATGAAAAAATAGGGACTAAGTAGACTTTAATAAGATCTTGAGCAAATTCTTTATTATTTTCCAAATAATCTCATTGATGATTCAATCATGGACGATTCAAAAATCACCAAAAAACTCACCGACCAACAAAAGAAAGTGCTCATTGAAAAAGGCACTCAACCTCCTTTTACAGGCAAATTTCTTCACCACAAAGAAAATGGATTTTATAGTTGTGCAGGATGCGGACAGGACATTTTCTCTTCTTCAACCAAATTTGATTCTGGTACAGGTTGGCCAAGCTTCTCTGATGTCATTGATCAGAACAAGGTAAAACTCATCTCAGACCACAGCTATGGTATAGTGCGTACTGAAGTAGTATGTAGTAATTGCGGCGGACACTTAGGTCATGTTTTTAACGATGGACCAACACCCACAAAGAAACGATATTGTATAAATTCTTGTTCATTGGAATTTGAGAAAAAGTAGACTCTCTCTCTCTCTCTCTCTCTCGTTTCATCATTTTCAATTGGTATATCTAATACAACTCCACTAAATATTTAAGTACCTATCACTCATTACACTTCTATGGCATCTCTCATGGCATCAACAACTGCTTCTTTTATTACTACTAACCCTGCCACAAATCAAACTCTTCAACAATACTCAATCATGTCGCAACAACAGGTACTTGATATTGCGAAAGCAACTAACCATAGCCAAAAGAAATGGTCTGTTCTTACTCCTACCCAACGTGCTCCTTATTTTATCAAACTCGCAGCAGTATTGCGTCAACATGCGCAACGCTACGCAACCATGATGACCAATGAGATGGGAAAACCCATCACTGAATCACTTGCAGAAATAGAAAAATGCGCTGTCCTTGCTCAAGCAATTGCCCAGCACGGTCCAGCATGGCTAAAACCAGAATCTCTTCAAGTTGATGGTAAAGAACATCTCGTCACCTTCGAACCTTTAGGAACTATCTTTCTTATCATGCCGTGGAATTTTCCTTTTTGGCAGCCGTTTAAAGTAGCTCTTCCTCCTCTCATGGCAGGTAATGCCATTGTTCTCAAACATGCAAGTAACGTAACGGGAAGTTCGCTTTGTGT is part of the Candidatus Woesearchaeota archaeon genome and encodes:
- a CDS encoding vitamin K epoxide reductase family protein, whose translation is MELIRKLKIILIVLSVVGILISIYLVSNHYNTGGSVCDISKTISCSLANGSIYSKFAGIPVSILGLAWFAVVAYLAMQLRGKTQTTIPLLMAWSFMGLGAIFYFIYAEISVRALCLACTAAHLLILIILGISWKLWKAEPAKETLWMSIKREKLAIFLFIIVMIIILLAFNWKYWFVY
- a CDS encoding glutaredoxin family protein, which gives rise to MVNVTLYTTPTCQWCGKTKEFFKQHKIRFTEVDLMEDRAAYDRVVNHTHQLSVPVVEIGETWVVGFHPEAMLQAIKVQNEQSPSPSAPAPFVPMKVVPRTKSKVTKDPLTKPNPSKIPPWMKK
- the msrB gene encoding peptide-methionine (R)-S-oxide reductase MsrB translates to MDDSKITKKLTDQQKKVLIEKGTQPPFTGKFLHHKENGFYSCAGCGQDIFSSSTKFDSGTGWPSFSDVIDQNKVKLISDHSYGIVRTEVVCSNCGGHLGHVFNDGPTPTKKRYCINSCSLEFEKK
- a CDS encoding FAD-dependent oxidoreductase, which gives rise to MKKVVIVGGGFAGAFAARNLQHHFAVTLIDTKNYFEFTPSILRTLVEPGHFSKIEIAHSSYLTKGKFLQGKVTLVEENAIYLNKQKISFDYLVLAMGSNYSSPIKDQNLIIASRGKKLREYAEHFSKINHIIVIGGGLVGVELAAEIITHFPTKRITIVHAKDELIERNPPRARLHACQFLEKRGVKIIWNERVISSQSGVYLTDKGTSIKSDLAFLCTGIEPNYHCLNEKSSLMLNERKAVCVNEFLQVMGHSKIFAAGDITSFIEEKTAQNAEQQAKIVVKNICNLEKNKALKPYISKPRPMIISLGKFDGIFVYKKMVFTGILPALFKSIIEWKTMRRYKKNL
- a CDS encoding NUDIX hydrolase; the encoded protein is MKEYIDHDIQINRLQSSFLPRSDYLVAHANLVVACHDIMIQYGEGILLVKRENDPARGQYWPLGGRILKGVSIEESIRKKVKEECGLELTHIEILGFGRTMFADDPFGHGKGTDTFNIMYFGIGKGTLKLDILHSNPHIITPENFASHEKSLHPYVRDYVEKALKLIKK
- a CDS encoding MFS transporter, giving the protein MHLIKNIKNKSFLNRTLVSLLAVTFIWLVADVVLEFVFPTRLEHLGKSYFEIGLLLSLASLGGIIVDFPVGKLSDKANRKKIMISGLVLSILATIFIFSFDGDITLTMGFLFWGAAYQIWKVPRDAKFASQTSGIQRGHDYGLDMEIKYLAQTVGAFLGGFILLYLGFRGTIGYYSISLIIAIVLLYFLITERRQKPVLNLFFHSPKSISVLNELKELRFTGLFLLLFFAFLFTAWEEILWAFQPLFYGSNVLNIPSHLGGLLLACFSLPGIFLSYPAGILADKIGKRIVLAIGMGIIGLGLIFFSFSHQLLFIFGLALTISIGWSTALPALNGLIIDLSSNQKKGEIVGLWDLFMDIGFVIGPIIGGAIAEFFGVRGVFLVMGSVFLINVFFLCGHSLYQKITKESES